The Janthinobacterium lividum genome has a window encoding:
- a CDS encoding ATP-dependent DNA helicase, giving the protein MERLFGAGGPLGPAVGSYKPRRSQTEMAKAIANAIDSQTTLIAEAGTGTGKTFAYLVPALMWGGKTIVSTGTKNLQDQLFLRDIPTVRAALQAPVSVALLKGRSNYVCHYHLERTLQNGRMTSRDDVGHLREISRFIKMTSSGDKAELAKVPENAMIWNLVTSTRDTCMGAECQYYQDCFVMKARKEAQQADVVVVNHHLFFADVALKDTGVAELLPSANTIIFDEAHQLPDTATLFFGNTVSTSQILELCRDVLAEGLAHARGIDWAKTVTVVEKAARDLRLTFPQDIVRLSLPQIAPSSDFFPALDTLKDELDGMVAVLETQAERAETLEQCRVRGVELAQQLSGWKFDPKAKVAAGEEAVFWVEAFSSSLQLHKTPLSIAPIFNNQREGTPRSWIFTSATLAVKNDFKHFSEQMGLTGEPSHTWPSPFDYGQQGLLFVPQNLPQPNSLGYTDAVIDCALPIIEAAGGRTFFLCTTLRAVKRAAERLADEFKQRGLNFPLFVQGEKGRTELLDQFRAAGNGVLIGSQSFWEGVDVRGDALSLVIIDKLPFAPPDDPVLAARIEVMEKQGKNGFMHHSLPEAIINLKQGAGRLIRDEGDRGVLMICDPRLISKPYGKRIWQSLPPFKRTRDTAEVVEFFRNLPAKGA; this is encoded by the coding sequence ATCGAGCGCCTGTTTGGCGCCGGCGGCCCGCTCGGTCCGGCCGTGGGCAGCTACAAGCCGCGCCGTTCGCAAACGGAAATGGCGAAAGCCATCGCCAACGCCATTGACAGCCAGACGACCCTGATCGCCGAAGCGGGTACGGGCACCGGTAAAACCTTCGCCTACCTGGTGCCGGCCCTGATGTGGGGCGGCAAGACCATCGTGTCTACCGGCACGAAGAACTTGCAGGATCAATTGTTCCTGCGCGATATCCCCACCGTGCGCGCGGCGCTGCAGGCGCCCGTTTCCGTCGCCTTGCTCAAGGGCCGCTCGAACTACGTCTGTCATTACCACCTGGAACGCACCTTGCAGAACGGGCGCATGACGTCGCGCGACGACGTGGGTCACCTGCGCGAGATATCGCGCTTCATCAAGATGACCAGTTCCGGCGACAAGGCCGAGCTGGCCAAGGTGCCGGAAAACGCCATGATCTGGAACCTGGTGACGTCCACGCGCGATACCTGCATGGGCGCCGAGTGCCAGTATTACCAGGATTGTTTCGTCATGAAGGCCCGCAAGGAAGCCCAGCAGGCCGACGTGGTGGTGGTCAACCATCACTTGTTCTTTGCCGACGTGGCCCTGAAGGACACGGGTGTGGCGGAATTGCTGCCTTCGGCCAACACCATCATCTTCGATGAGGCGCACCAGCTGCCCGATACGGCCACTTTATTCTTTGGCAATACGGTGTCGACCTCGCAAATCCTGGAACTGTGCCGTGACGTGCTGGCCGAGGGCCTCGCGCATGCGCGCGGCATCGACTGGGCCAAGACCGTCACGGTGGTGGAAAAGGCGGCGCGCGACCTGCGTTTGACTTTCCCGCAGGATATCGTGCGCCTGTCGCTGCCGCAGATCGCCCCGTCGAGCGACTTTTTCCCCGCACTCGACACCCTCAAAGATGAGCTCGACGGCATGGTGGCCGTGCTGGAAACCCAGGCGGAACGGGCGGAAACGCTGGAGCAGTGCCGCGTGCGCGGCGTCGAGCTGGCGCAGCAGCTGAGCGGCTGGAAGTTCGATCCCAAGGCCAAGGTGGCGGCCGGCGAAGAAGCCGTGTTCTGGGTGGAAGCGTTTTCCAGCTCGCTGCAGCTGCACAAGACGCCATTGTCGATCGCGCCGATTTTTAACAACCAGCGCGAAGGCACGCCGCGCAGCTGGATTTTCACGTCCGCCACCCTGGCCGTGAAAAACGACTTCAAGCATTTTTCCGAACAGATGGGCTTGACGGGTGAACCGTCGCATACCTGGCCGAGCCCGTTCGACTATGGCCAGCAAGGCTTGCTGTTCGTGCCGCAAAACCTGCCGCAACCCAATTCGCTGGGCTACACGGATGCCGTCATCGACTGCGCCCTGCCCATCATCGAGGCGGCGGGCGGGCGCACCTTCTTCCTGTGCACCACCTTGCGCGCCGTGAAGCGGGCCGCCGAACGCCTGGCCGACGAATTCAAGCAGCGGGGCCTGAACTTCCCCCTGTTCGTGCAGGGGGAAAAGGGTCGCACGGAATTGCTGGACCAGTTCCGCGCGGCCGGCAATGGCGTGCTGATCGGTAGTCAGAGTTTCTGGGAAGGCGTCGACGTGCGCGGCGATGCGCTGTCTCTCGTGATCATCGACAAGCTGCCGTTCGCGCCGCCGGACGACCCGGTGCTGGCGGCGCGTATCGAGGTGATGGAAAAGCAGGGCAAGAATGGTTTCATGCACCACTCGCTGCCGGAAGCCATCATCAACCTGAAGCAGGGCGCGGGCCGGCTGATCCGAGACGAGGGCGACCGGGGCGTGCTGATGATCTGCGATCCGCGCCTCATTTCCAAGCCCTACGGCAAGCGCATCTGGCAAAGCCTGCCACCGTTCAAGCGCACACGCGATACTGCCGAAGTGGTGGAGTTCTTCCGCAACCTGCCCGCCAAGGGCGCTTAA
- a CDS encoding toll/interleukin-1 receptor domain-containing protein — MEIRYGCFLSYAHGQYAFMNKFKNDLIEALACYLEPHLDREEVLFIDSEQLGGGDDIDLRVARAMCQSVCMIVLYTPKYEAHGYTRREFAAMQLIEQERRAWYELPSHLIIPIIMTRHPDGLPPQITESGLYVDFSGYTLASGDLKSNPQYLPDIERIVQRIATHYHLLKRSTPPGHDCSRFVLPAIPPEWRAIPPPHFPR; from the coding sequence ATGGAGATCCGCTACGGCTGTTTCTTGAGTTACGCGCACGGCCAATACGCGTTCATGAACAAGTTCAAGAATGACCTCATCGAGGCGCTGGCTTGCTATCTGGAACCGCACCTGGACCGCGAGGAAGTCCTGTTCATCGACAGCGAGCAACTGGGCGGTGGCGACGATATCGACCTGCGCGTGGCGCGCGCCATGTGCCAGAGCGTCTGCATGATCGTGCTGTACACGCCAAAATATGAAGCGCACGGCTACACGCGGCGCGAATTTGCCGCCATGCAGCTGATCGAGCAGGAGCGGCGCGCCTGGTATGAACTGCCCAGCCACCTGATCATCCCCATCATCATGACGCGCCATCCGGACGGCTTGCCGCCGCAAATCACGGAGTCGGGCCTGTACGTCGACTTCTCCGGTTACACCCTGGCCAGCGGCGACCTGAAATCGAATCCGCAATACCTGCCTGACATCGAACGCATCGTGCAGCGCATCGCCACGCATTACCACTTGCTCAAGCGGTCAACACCGCCCGGCCACGATTGCAGCCGTTTCGTGTTGCCTGCTATTCCACCGGAATGGCGCGCCATTCCGCCTCCCCACTTTCCACGTTAA
- a CDS encoding tetratricopeptide repeat protein, giving the protein MECQRLSLPPLNAPGEVVTFYSYKGGTGRTMALSNIAVLLARRENASVPVLMLDWDMEAPGLHHYFEQHEERPGVLEFFEACRQQLERISLETAGGRAGGQASGREDGGREDAALAQRVLDAIDWQQYVVRVDQGSPLYLMRAGRFDASYSERLAQMRWDQLFDSCPALFRCFADTLAQHFRYVLVDSRTGRTDSAGICATLLPKKLVVVFTPNRQSLEGVDALVTRAIEYRRSHEDEQRPLLVYPLPSRIEMGDGAQRAEWRRGDAHKGIAGFQPMFERLLRTSYGLSQIALDSYFDEVQLQQTKTFAYGEQLAVRIDQGGDRFSLTRTFEAFLHWLTGGYFPWQSSREIALLGAISEARQALLAEPGRAVALPLARDLARLGELYRKDGRSVQALEAFRQSVEIRVRLLGEEHPDSLACKSSMARLLRQLGKLDEARFLEEDVLDVRERVLGSEHPDTLAARACLAKTLLLQGELAAALLLQDAVLASYARQLGGEHPLTLEALDGRAATLLRMGRLAQAQQVLATVVAARERLFGAEHGDTLRSKLALAQALGHEGDLEGARRMFVAVLQAQERRLGNDHAATLATRDLLADIVAGQGDWAGARQLHEDQVAARERTHGLDHPETLMSQRKLAEALLRRGELDAARSVQEQVLEVHARLLGEDHLDTLHSKTQLAGTLQQQGDSEAARLLEDAVLSGSDRLLNASVTGHTDSVLDGARHLQETILAGRAYGHEGAEPDTLASMISMLQGMVEREQYPQAGELAGHLKSCLLRPGVPGKLRRRGMAQLKRMYKLQGDLNALLALQEDEVQALEGALSEARIEQR; this is encoded by the coding sequence ATGGAATGCCAACGCCTCTCCCTGCCGCCTTTGAACGCCCCTGGCGAAGTCGTCACCTTCTATTCCTACAAGGGCGGTACCGGCCGTACCATGGCCCTGTCGAACATCGCCGTGCTGCTGGCGCGGCGCGAAAACGCCAGCGTGCCCGTGCTGATGCTGGACTGGGACATGGAAGCGCCGGGCCTGCACCATTATTTCGAGCAGCACGAGGAGCGACCGGGCGTGCTCGAGTTCTTCGAGGCGTGCCGCCAGCAGCTTGAACGTATCAGCCTGGAAACGGCGGGCGGGCGCGCCGGCGGGCAGGCGAGCGGGCGCGAAGATGGGGGGCGCGAGGATGCGGCGCTGGCCCAGCGCGTGCTTGACGCCATCGACTGGCAGCAGTACGTGGTGCGCGTCGACCAGGGCAGCCCGCTGTACCTGATGCGCGCGGGGCGTTTCGACGCCAGCTACAGCGAGCGCCTGGCGCAGATGCGCTGGGATCAGCTGTTCGACAGCTGCCCGGCCCTGTTCCGCTGCTTCGCCGATACCCTGGCCCAGCATTTCCGCTATGTGCTGGTCGATTCGCGCACGGGGCGCACGGACAGCGCCGGCATCTGCGCCACCTTGCTGCCGAAAAAGCTGGTGGTGGTCTTCACGCCGAACCGGCAAAGTCTGGAAGGCGTCGATGCGCTCGTCACGCGGGCCATCGAGTACCGCCGCAGCCATGAAGACGAACAGCGTCCGCTGCTCGTGTACCCCTTGCCGTCGCGCATAGAAATGGGCGATGGCGCGCAGCGCGCCGAGTGGCGCCGCGGCGATGCGCACAAGGGTATCGCCGGCTTCCAGCCCATGTTCGAGCGCCTGCTGCGCACTTCCTACGGTTTGTCGCAGATTGCCCTCGACAGCTATTTCGACGAAGTCCAGTTGCAGCAGACGAAAACCTTTGCCTATGGCGAACAATTGGCCGTGCGTATTGACCAGGGCGGCGACCGCTTTTCCCTCACGCGCACCTTCGAAGCATTCTTGCACTGGCTGACGGGCGGCTACTTTCCATGGCAATCGAGCCGTGAAATCGCCTTGCTGGGCGCCATCAGTGAAGCGCGCCAGGCCTTGCTGGCCGAACCTGGCCGCGCCGTGGCCCTGCCGCTGGCGCGCGACCTGGCCCGTCTGGGCGAGCTGTACCGCAAGGATGGACGTAGCGTGCAGGCGCTCGAGGCCTTCCGCCAGAGCGTCGAGATCCGCGTGCGTCTGCTGGGCGAGGAACATCCCGACAGCCTGGCGTGCAAGAGCAGCATGGCGCGCCTGCTGCGCCAGCTGGGCAAGCTCGATGAAGCCCGCTTCCTGGAAGAAGACGTGCTTGACGTGCGCGAGCGCGTGCTGGGCAGCGAACATCCCGACACCCTGGCCGCCCGGGCCTGTCTGGCGAAAACCCTGTTGCTGCAGGGGGAGCTGGCGGCGGCGCTGCTGTTGCAGGATGCGGTGCTGGCAAGCTACGCGCGCCAGCTGGGCGGCGAGCATCCGCTGACCCTGGAAGCGCTGGATGGCCGCGCCGCCACCTTGCTGCGCATGGGGCGGCTGGCGCAGGCGCAGCAAGTGCTGGCCACGGTAGTGGCGGCGCGCGAACGGCTGTTTGGCGCCGAGCATGGCGATACCTTGCGCAGCAAGCTGGCCCTGGCGCAGGCGCTGGGGCATGAAGGCGACCTGGAGGGCGCGCGGCGCATGTTCGTTGCCGTGCTGCAGGCGCAGGAGCGGCGCCTGGGCAACGACCATGCGGCCACCCTGGCCACGCGCGACTTGCTGGCCGATATCGTGGCCGGGCAGGGCGACTGGGCCGGCGCGCGCCAGTTGCATGAAGACCAGGTGGCGGCACGCGAGCGCACGCACGGGCTCGACCATCCGGAAACCCTGATGAGCCAGCGCAAGCTGGCCGAGGCGCTGCTGCGGCGCGGTGAACTCGATGCGGCGCGCAGCGTGCAGGAGCAGGTGCTGGAAGTGCATGCGCGCCTGCTGGGCGAAGACCACCTCGATACCTTGCACAGCAAGACGCAATTGGCCGGCACTTTGCAGCAACAGGGCGACAGCGAGGCGGCGCGCCTGCTGGAAGACGCTGTCCTCAGCGGCAGCGACCGGCTCTTGAACGCGTCCGTCACGGGGCATACGGACAGCGTGCTGGACGGCGCGCGGCATTTGCAGGAAACCATCCTGGCCGGCCGCGCCTATGGCCACGAAGGGGCCGAACCGGACACCCTGGCCAGCATGATCTCGATGTTGCAAGGCATGGTAGAGCGCGAACAGTATCCGCAGGCGGGCGAACTGGCCGGCCATTTGAAGTCCTGCCTGCTGCGCCCGGGCGTACCCGGTAAGCTGCGCAGGCGCGGCATGGCGCAGCTGAAAAGAATGTACAAGTTGCAGGGCGACCTGAATGCCTTGCTGGCCTTGCAAGAGGATGAAGTGCAGGCGCTGGAAGGGGCGTTGTCGGAGGCGCGCATCGAGCAGCGCTGA
- the surE gene encoding 5'/3'-nucleotidase SurE has product MRILISNDDGYLAPGLTALADALAPIAEIVVVAPDSNRSGASNSLSLDRPLSVHKAANGFYFVNGTPTDCVHVALTGMLIERPDLVVSGINNGPNMGDDTLYSGTVAAATEGYLFGIPAIAFSQSQFGWANLDAAARVAREIVERQFDALQKPYLLNVNIPAIPYEQLQGMVATRLGKRHSAEPVIRALDPRGREIFWIGPAGAAKEGGPGTDFHAVEHGQVSITPLQIDLTHTTQLDALAKGLA; this is encoded by the coding sequence ATGAGAATTCTTATCAGTAACGACGACGGTTATCTGGCGCCTGGCTTGACGGCCCTGGCCGACGCGCTCGCACCCATTGCCGAGATCGTCGTGGTGGCGCCCGACAGCAACCGTTCGGGCGCCTCCAATTCGCTGTCCCTGGACCGGCCCTTGTCCGTGCACAAGGCTGCCAACGGCTTTTATTTTGTCAACGGCACGCCCACCGACTGCGTGCACGTCGCGCTGACGGGCATGCTGATCGAGCGCCCCGACCTGGTGGTGTCCGGCATCAACAACGGCCCCAACATGGGCGACGACACGCTGTATTCGGGTACCGTGGCGGCCGCCACGGAAGGCTATCTGTTCGGCATTCCCGCCATCGCCTTTTCCCAGTCGCAGTTCGGCTGGGCCAACCTGGACGCGGCCGCCCGCGTGGCCAGGGAAATCGTCGAGCGCCAGTTTGACGCCCTGCAGAAACCGTATCTGCTGAATGTGAATATCCCCGCCATTCCTTACGAGCAATTGCAAGGCATGGTGGCCACGCGCCTGGGCAAGCGCCATTCGGCCGAACCCGTGATCCGCGCCCTCGACCCCCGTGGCCGTGAAATCTTCTGGATCGGCCCGGCTGGCGCTGCCAAAGAAGGCGGTCCGGGCACGGACTTCCATGCCGTTGAACATGGACAAGTATCGATCACGCCGCTGCAGATCGACCTGACCCATACCACCCAACTCGATGCATTGGCAAAAGGCCTGGCATGA
- a CDS encoding protein-L-isoaspartate(D-aspartate) O-methyltransferase produces the protein MTDKPRTFPLTLDSLAGKPARQGGGQSLAQARIATPQTATQNAAQTAARGGAPYHGATVPIAPSRAQAIANERAQSAVVSPPRQNPLVSEAVRRAMVARIAKQGVKDQVVLDAMQAVPRHMFMDEALASQAYIDASLPIGHHQTISQPYIVARMIEVMRQGGSLQRVLEIGTGCGYQAAVLSLVAKEVYSIERIRPLHELAKANLRPLRVSNLRLQYGDGMLGLPQAAPFDGIILAAAGLEVPQALLEQLAPGGRLVAPVGAKLQHLQLITRVGKMEWTSQTLEDCHFVPLRPGTI, from the coding sequence ATGACTGACAAGCCGCGTACCTTCCCCCTTACCCTCGATTCGCTGGCCGGCAAGCCCGCCAGACAGGGCGGGGGGCAGTCGCTGGCCCAGGCCAGGATCGCCACACCGCAGACGGCGACCCAGAATGCGGCGCAAACTGCGGCCAGGGGAGGTGCGCCGTACCATGGCGCCACGGTGCCCATCGCGCCGTCGCGCGCGCAGGCCATCGCCAATGAGCGGGCGCAGTCGGCGGTGGTGTCGCCGCCACGGCAAAATCCGCTCGTTTCGGAGGCCGTGCGCCGGGCCATGGTGGCGCGCATCGCGAAACAGGGCGTCAAGGACCAGGTGGTGCTCGACGCCATGCAAGCCGTGCCGCGCCACATGTTCATGGACGAGGCGCTGGCGTCGCAGGCGTATATCGACGCTTCCTTGCCCATCGGCCACCACCAGACTATTTCGCAGCCGTACATCGTGGCGCGCATGATCGAAGTGATGCGCCAGGGCGGTAGCTTGCAGCGCGTGCTGGAAATCGGCACGGGCTGCGGTTACCAGGCGGCGGTGCTGTCGCTGGTGGCGAAAGAGGTGTATTCGATCGAGCGCATCCGGCCCCTGCACGAGCTGGCGAAGGCCAATCTGCGCCCGCTGCGCGTGTCAAATCTGCGCTTGCAGTACGGAGATGGTATGCTTGGCTTGCCGCAGGCGGCGCCCTTCGACGGGATCATCCTTGCCGCAGCCGGCCTGGAAGTCCCGCAAGCCCTGCTGGAACAGCTGGCGCCCGGCGGGCGTCTGGTTGCGCCAGTGGGGGCTAAATTGCAACATTTACAACTCATTACCCGGGTGGGGAAAATGGAATGGACTAGCCAAACCCTGGAAGATTGCCATTTCGTACCTTTGCGCCCGGGCACCATATGA
- a CDS encoding peptidoglycan DD-metalloendopeptidase family protein, which translates to MIKKSNILLCSITLAALLSGCGTTGVQAPVVERHPSSSSAAASDPRDRDPAFYTVKRGDTLLRIALEHGQNYRDLVAWNDLSNPNDIKVDQVLRVLPPNGDMGGAQTSAIVMPPATEVKPAAPVVPKKTGPRGEKRAYSDATLAELRADGGASDAKPATAPAPAVAVAAAPAAAAAAPAASAPGDEKISWMWPSEGKVIGTFDEGKNKGVDIAGKAGQQVVAAGAGKVMYAGSGIRGYGNLVIVKHSNSLLSAYAHNRSILVKEGQNVNKGQAIAEMGDSDADRVKLHFEIRQQGKPVDPSKFLPNR; encoded by the coding sequence ATGATTAAAAAAAGTAACATACTTCTATGTAGCATCACCTTGGCCGCGCTGTTGAGCGGTTGCGGCACGACGGGCGTCCAGGCACCCGTCGTGGAGCGCCATCCATCGAGCAGCAGCGCCGCCGCCAGCGATCCGCGTGACCGCGACCCGGCCTTTTACACGGTCAAGCGCGGCGACACCCTGTTGCGCATCGCCCTCGAGCACGGCCAGAATTACCGCGACCTGGTGGCCTGGAATGACTTGAGCAACCCGAACGACATCAAGGTCGACCAGGTGCTGCGCGTGTTGCCGCCGAATGGAGACATGGGCGGCGCGCAAACGTCGGCCATCGTCATGCCGCCAGCAACGGAAGTCAAGCCGGCCGCGCCTGTCGTGCCGAAGAAAACCGGCCCGCGCGGCGAGAAGCGCGCGTATTCCGACGCCACCCTGGCCGAATTGCGCGCCGATGGCGGCGCCAGCGATGCCAAGCCTGCGACAGCGCCAGCGCCAGCAGTTGCCGTCGCCGCCGCACCGGCCGCCGCCGCGGCAGCCCCTGCGGCATCGGCGCCTGGCGACGAGAAAATCAGCTGGATGTGGCCTTCCGAAGGCAAGGTCATCGGCACTTTTGACGAAGGCAAGAACAAGGGCGTCGATATCGCTGGCAAGGCGGGCCAGCAGGTGGTGGCCGCCGGCGCGGGAAAAGTCATGTATGCCGGGAGCGGAATCCGTGGTTATGGTAATCTTGTTATCGTGAAGCACAGTAATAGTTTATTGTCGGCGTATGCGCATAACCGCAGCATCCTGGTGAAGGAAGGGCAGAACGTCAACAAAGGCCAGGCTATCGCCGAAATGGGCGATTCCGATGCCGACCGCGTGAAGCTGCACTTTGAAATCCGCCAGCAGGGCAAACCTGTCGACCCTTCGAAATTCCTGCCTAACCGTTAG
- the rpoS gene encoding RNA polymerase sigma factor RpoS, protein MTHAPHDQLDDDPEPPEDVADEVVTDDAGELDGVDAVDAGEGGEVASVSVLVESVDELKKVLAAELSTDTTQHYLNQIGTRPLLTAAQEVHYATLAKQGNFEARQTMIEHNLRLVVSIAKHYINRGVVLLDMIEEGNIGLMRAIDKFEPERGFRFSTYATWWIRQSIERAIMNQARTVRLPVHMVRELNQILRGKYHLEAQHHDGKDATAEDIAHLVGRPVEEVQDILALSEHATSLDAPLDNDPQSSLMDMLPGASEDSPDARAEHHEMTVLVRDWLTKLPDKQRVVIMRRFGLDNDDPATLETLAEEMGVTRERVRQIQQEALIKLKRAMAARGVVRDSLL, encoded by the coding sequence ATGACACACGCGCCGCACGATCAGCTCGACGATGACCCGGAACCGCCGGAAGACGTGGCGGACGAAGTCGTGACGGACGATGCCGGCGAACTCGACGGCGTTGACGCCGTCGACGCGGGCGAGGGCGGCGAGGTGGCCAGCGTCAGCGTGCTGGTCGAAAGTGTCGATGAATTGAAAAAAGTGCTGGCGGCTGAGCTGTCGACCGATACCACGCAGCACTATCTGAACCAGATCGGCACGCGGCCATTGCTGACGGCGGCACAAGAGGTGCATTACGCCACCCTGGCCAAGCAGGGCAATTTCGAAGCCCGTCAAACCATGATCGAGCACAACCTGCGCCTGGTCGTGTCGATCGCCAAGCATTACATCAACCGCGGTGTGGTCTTACTCGACATGATCGAGGAGGGCAACATTGGCCTGATGCGGGCCATCGACAAGTTCGAGCCCGAGCGCGGCTTCCGCTTTTCCACCTATGCCACCTGGTGGATACGCCAGAGCATCGAGCGCGCCATCATGAATCAGGCGCGCACGGTGCGCCTTCCCGTGCACATGGTGCGCGAACTGAACCAGATCCTGCGCGGCAAATACCACCTGGAGGCCCAGCACCACGACGGCAAGGATGCCACCGCGGAAGACATCGCCCACCTGGTGGGCCGTCCCGTGGAGGAGGTGCAGGATATCCTGGCCCTGTCCGAGCACGCCACCTCGCTCGACGCGCCGCTCGACAACGATCCGCAGTCCTCGCTGATGGACATGCTGCCCGGCGCCAGCGAGGACAGTCCCGATGCGCGCGCGGAACACCATGAAATGACGGTGCTGGTGCGCGACTGGCTGACCAAGCTGCCCGACAAGCAGCGCGTGGTCATCATGCGCCGTTTCGGCCTCGACAACGACGATCCGGCCACGCTGGAAACCCTGGCCGAGGAAATGGGCGTGACGCGAGAGCGCGTGCGCCAGATTCAGCAGGAAGCCTTGATCAAGCTCAAACGGGCGATGGCGGCGCGCGGCGTCGTGCGCGACTCCCTGCTGTAA
- the rlmD gene encoding 23S rRNA (uracil(1939)-C(5))-methyltransferase RlmD, protein MQENIIEIKSLDMDARGVGHIENEDGSPGKVVFVEGALPGERVSFVTFKKKKNWEMARMTALHRESSMRVTPKCKHFDNCGGCSMQHLEPSAQVAIKQRVLEDNLWHIGKVRPQSIMRPMYGPTWGYRYRARLSVRHVKKKDAVLVGFHEKKSAFVADMDSCEILPPHISAMLLPLRALIGSLSIFDQMPQIELAVGEDVTAMVLRIMAPLTADDKTKLKAFADEYGVQWWLQVKGPETAVPFYPLDKQLHYLLPEFGVKMPFKPVDFTQVNHHINRVLVSKALRLLEVQPTDRVADLFCGLGNFTLPLATQGSAVVGIEGSTTLTERALENALANGLAEKTSFSTRNLFEVTTDDLIALGKFDRILVDPPRDGAMALCQALVGLSQVRPDLLPKRIVYVSCSPSTLARDAGILALEAGYVLSKAGVVNMFPHTSHVESMAVFDLPQ, encoded by the coding sequence ATGCAAGAAAATATCATCGAAATCAAATCGCTCGACATGGACGCCCGTGGCGTTGGCCATATTGAGAACGAAGACGGCTCGCCGGGCAAGGTCGTGTTTGTCGAAGGCGCATTGCCGGGCGAGCGCGTCAGCTTTGTGACGTTCAAGAAAAAGAAGAACTGGGAAATGGCCCGCATGACGGCGCTGCACCGCGAATCGTCCATGCGCGTGACGCCCAAGTGCAAGCATTTCGACAATTGCGGCGGTTGCTCGATGCAGCACCTGGAGCCATCGGCGCAGGTGGCGATCAAGCAGCGCGTGCTGGAAGACAATCTGTGGCATATCGGCAAGGTGCGTCCGCAAAGCATCATGCGCCCCATGTATGGCCCGACCTGGGGCTACCGCTACCGCGCGCGCCTGTCGGTGCGCCACGTCAAGAAGAAAGACGCCGTGCTGGTGGGTTTCCATGAAAAGAAATCGGCTTTCGTTGCCGACATGGATAGCTGCGAAATCTTGCCGCCGCACATCTCGGCCATGCTGTTGCCCCTGCGTGCGCTGATCGGTTCGCTGTCCATTTTCGACCAGATGCCGCAGATCGAACTGGCCGTCGGCGAAGACGTCACGGCCATGGTCTTGCGCATCATGGCGCCGTTGACGGCGGACGATAAAACGAAATTAAAGGCTTTTGCCGACGAATACGGCGTGCAATGGTGGTTGCAGGTGAAAGGCCCGGAAACGGCCGTGCCGTTCTATCCGCTGGACAAGCAACTGCACTACCTGCTGCCGGAATTCGGCGTCAAGATGCCGTTCAAACCCGTCGATTTTACGCAGGTGAACCACCACATCAACCGCGTGCTGGTGTCGAAAGCCTTGCGCCTGCTGGAAGTGCAGCCGACGGACCGCGTGGCCGACCTGTTCTGCGGCCTGGGCAATTTCACGTTGCCGCTGGCCACGCAAGGCAGCGCAGTGGTCGGTATCGAAGGCAGCACCACCCTGACGGAACGGGCGCTGGAAAACGCGCTGGCCAACGGCCTGGCGGAAAAAACTTCATTCTCGACGCGTAACCTGTTCGAAGTGACGACGGACGACCTGATCGCACTGGGCAAGTTCGACCGCATCCTGGTCGACCCGCCACGCGATGGCGCCATGGCCCTGTGCCAGGCGCTGGTTGGCCTGTCGCAAGTACGTCCGGACCTGCTGCCGAAACGCATCGTGTACGTCTCGTGCAGCCCGTCGACCCTGGCGCGCGACGCTGGCATCCTGGCGCTGGAAGCGGGCTATGTGCTGAGCAAGGCGGGCGTGGTGAACATGTTCCCGCACACTTCGCACGTGGAGTCCATGGCGGTATTTGATTTGCCTCAATAA